One window of Oncorhynchus gorbuscha isolate QuinsamMale2020 ecotype Even-year unplaced genomic scaffold, OgorEven_v1.0 Un_scaffold_1730, whole genome shotgun sequence genomic DNA carries:
- the LOC124023940 gene encoding zinc finger protein 501-like isoform X2: MDEEEGEAVKSGLSIVRRDAEEEGGGGDETNSGGGANSDTDCSDGENEQSSNAQSAVEKPHPCSQCGKTFITVGSLKRHTQTHSGEKPHRCSVCGKCFSRSDDMKRHLTIHTGERVSHVCHQCGKTFTSLGGLKKHQMTHTGEKPFQCSECGKGFTAQGNLKIHQRIHTGEKPYQCSQCQKSFSRLAHYKDHQQTHREEKPYHCNDCGKSFSYFKSLKCHQMIHKGENLHHCSVCGKGFAIRGNLKTHLQTHTKEKPHQCSECGKRFSRAHDLKKHKLLHTGQKTYHICQCGKSFTELGNLRTHQRTHTGEKPFCCSFCGRTFLRAGDLKSHQRTHTGEKPFICAICGTSFAQSGNLKVHQITHTKERPYPCTVCDKGFTTPGSLKLHMRTHTGERPFLCSACGKGFTASGQLKRHQECHMRDTVQSSPSEDTGVAVASK; the protein is encoded by the exons ATGGATGAGGAGGAAGGCGAAGCAGTGAAATCGG GGCTTTCTATTGTTAGAAGAGatgcagaggaggagggaggtggcgGAGATGAGACCAACTCCG GAGGGGGCGCCAACTCGGACACAGACTGTTCAGACGGGGAGAATGAACAGAGTTCGAACGCTCAGAGTGCAGTGGAGAAGCCACACCCTTGCTCCCAGTGTGGCAAGACCTTCATCACCGTGGGAAGCCTGAAGaggcacacacagactcacagcgGAGAGAAACCCCACCGGTGCTCCGTCTGCGGGAAATGTTTCTCACGCTCAGACGACATGAAGAGACACCTCACCATCCACACAG GAGAGAGGGTGAGCCACGTCTGTCATCAGTGTGGGAAGACTTTCACCAGTCTGGGAGGGCTGAAGAAACACCAGATGACCCACACAG GAGAGAAGCCGTTCCAGTGTTCCGAGTGTGGGAAAGGTTTCACTGCGCAGGGTAACCTCAAGATCCACCAGCGCATCCACACAG GGGAGAAACCGTACCAGTGTTCCCAGTGTCAGAAAAGCTTCTCCCGGCTGGCCCACTATAAAGACCACCAGCAGACTCACCGGGAGGAGAAACCGTACCACTGCAatgactgtgggaaaagcttctCCTACTTCAAG TCGCTCAAGTGCCACCAGATGATCCACAAAGGGGAGAACCTCCACCACTGCTCCGTATGTGGTAAAGGGTTTGCCATCCGTGGCAACCTGAAGACCCATCTGCAGACACACACCAAGGAGAAACCACACCAATGCTCAGAGTGCGGGAAACGGTTCTCCCGAGCCCACGACCTGAAGAAACACAAGCTGCTCCACACGGGGCAGAAGACCTACCACATTTGCCAGTGTGGCAAG AGCTTCACGGAGCTAGGGAACCTGCGGACCCACCAGAGAACCCACACCGGAGAGAAACCATTCTGCTGTTCCTTCTGCGGCCGAACCTTCTTGCGTGCTGGAGACCTGAAGAGCCACCAGCGGACACACACCGGAGAGAAACCATTCATCTGCGCCATATGCGGGACCAGTTTTGCCCAATCTGGCAACCTGAAAGTGCATCAGATCACACACACTAAAGAGAGGCCGTACCCTTGTACTGTCTGTGATAAGGGGTTCACCACACCGGGGAGTCTGAAGCTACACATGAGGACACACACCGGGGAGCGGCCTTTCCTGTGTAGCGCATGTGGGAAAGGGTTCACGGCGTCAGGGCAGCTGAAGAGGCACCAAGAGTGTCACATGAGAGACACTGTCCAATCATCTCCTAGTGAAGACACTGGGGTGGCGGTggcttcaaaataa